One Candidatus Binataceae bacterium DNA window includes the following coding sequences:
- the rplB gene encoding 50S ribosomal protein L2 — protein MATIQLKPRTPGQRFMQVADFSGLSQKPPEKRLLAPLKKSGGRNNRGRMTVRHRGGGHKRRLRVIDFKRDKDGVPAVVAAVEYDPNRSANIALLHYRDGDKRYILAPEGLKVGDAVECGPAADIKPGNALALRNIPMGTFVHAIELKPGKGAQLARGAGAQAQLMAKEGKFALLKLPSGEQRMVLAACRATVGQVGNLDHENLSMGKAGRMRHLGWRSRVRGVAMNPVDHPHGGGEGRSKGNHPQSPWGMPTKGYKTRGKKLSDRYIVSRRPRGVRG, from the coding sequence ATGGCGACGATTCAGTTAAAACCGCGCACCCCGGGCCAGCGCTTCATGCAGGTGGCCGACTTCAGCGGGCTCAGCCAAAAGCCGCCCGAGAAACGGCTGCTAGCGCCGCTGAAGAAGTCGGGCGGGCGTAACAACCGCGGTCGCATGACCGTGCGCCATCGCGGCGGCGGCCATAAGCGGCGCCTGCGGGTGATCGATTTCAAGCGCGACAAGGACGGCGTGCCGGCGGTAGTGGCGGCAGTGGAGTACGACCCGAATCGCTCGGCCAATATCGCGCTGCTCCATTATCGCGACGGTGACAAGCGCTACATTCTGGCGCCCGAGGGGTTGAAGGTCGGCGACGCGGTGGAATGCGGGCCAGCAGCCGATATCAAGCCGGGCAACGCACTGGCCTTGCGCAATATCCCGATGGGCACCTTCGTTCACGCCATCGAACTCAAGCCGGGCAAAGGCGCGCAGCTTGCGCGCGGGGCCGGCGCGCAGGCCCAGTTGATGGCCAAAGAGGGCAAGTTCGCGCTGCTCAAGCTGCCCTCAGGCGAACAGCGGATGGTGCTGGCGGCCTGCCGCGCCACGGTGGGCCAGGTTGGCAACCTGGATCACGAAAACCTCTCGATGGGCAAGGCGGGCCGGATGCGCCATCTGGGCTGGCGATCGCGGGTACGCGGGGTGGCGATGAATCCGGTGGACCATCCTCATGGCGGGGGCGAGGGCCGCTCCAAGGGCAATCATCCGCAATCGCCGTGGGGGATGCCGACCAAAGGTTACAAGACGCGGGGTAAGAAGCTGTCGGATCGCTACATCGTCAGCCGCCGCCCGCGCGGGGTGCGAGGCTAG
- a CDS encoding 50S ribosomal protein L23, translating to MIDYAIIEAPLITEKGTVVGEKANQFVFRVRRDASKGAIAQAVQELFKVKVLQVRTINMMGKRRRVGRSQGQRSDWKKAYVTLREGDRIEFFEGV from the coding sequence CGACTACGCAATTATCGAGGCACCCCTTATCACCGAAAAAGGCACGGTGGTGGGGGAGAAGGCCAACCAGTTCGTCTTCCGGGTGCGGCGCGATGCCAGCAAAGGGGCGATCGCCCAGGCCGTGCAGGAGCTGTTCAAGGTCAAGGTTTTGCAAGTACGCACCATCAATATGATGGGCAAGCGGCGGCGGGTGGGCCGCAGCCAGGGGCAGCGTTCGGATTGGAAGAAAGCTTACGTCACCCTCAGGGAGGGTGATCGGATCGAGTTCTTCGAGGGAGTATAG